From the genome of Palaemon carinicauda isolate YSFRI2023 chromosome 36, ASM3689809v2, whole genome shotgun sequence:
ggacattaatagcatggcagaatccttgtccgcaggagaggtcttcttgctgagggcccccaggcaccagtcaagaaagttgaacatctcaaatgctctaaacagtcctttcagtaagtgatccaggtctgagaaggtccagcaaaccttagaacgcctcattgcagttctccgaggcgagtctaccagacttgagaagtcagcctgggcagaggcaggtactcccaagcctggtgcttctcctgtggcataccaaacgctcgctttcgaagtgagcttagtcggcgggaacatgaaagaagttttgccaaggtgttgcttagtctgcagccactcccctaagatccttaatgctctcttagaggaccttgctaggactagcttagtataggaggacttagcttgttgtacgcccagcgaaaactcagatggcggagagcggggaatagcagagacaaagtggtctgggtaaacctccctaagcagagccaagaccttacgaaagtcaatagactgtggagaaggcttggattcatccacgtctgacgagggatccaggtgtgcctcctcatcatcagacgcctcatcaccagagtgtagcgaagatattggacaagaatgctgaacagcagagtcagaacgagtaggaacaatattagtggtttcctcttcaagtaactgttgagggagaacctgaggctcagactgcaaaggctgaataacagacaaagcagaaggaaggcgcatgggtggaggaggctgactcctagcatgagaggttgaacccaagagttgcgcttgctgagcggttggtggaagcggagtagcaagttcctgttcctgtggtgtgagcggagcgtgatgaggttgaggctgcgcagaacaaggtaaatgtctcgcaagctgaggctcctgaggcgcaaggccaaggtgtagtggagcttgccttgtggatggttgagctcgctgcagcgagagctgaggagactgactcatgcacgggagaggttgttgtacctcagccgagagttgcaccactggtggagcagcaaggggaggaggaggaagagaggtataatcctcctgatcccatagcaaaggttgccttaaagaaggcggaggctgaacaccactgggaacagcaaactcagactgtggctcaacatcgtacgcctggcaggtggtactgcgatcaggcggagcaagcgcaggcggagcgagcgtaggcggagcgaacgcaggcggagggagtgtaggcggaggcggaggcgcaacactctcagctcgacactcacgcatcaagtccgaaagctgtgcttgcatggactgtagtagagtccacttagggtcggcagaaactacagtaggctgaggtaaagccttaacagtcgagctctgttgtggcagaaccttactcctcttgggcggagtgcagtcgacagatgactgcggcgagtcagagctgagccaatgactgcaacctggctgagcactcgcggactggactctgcgtttaagtggtctcgagacctgagaccaacgtttcttccctgacagatgatcagcggacgagaaaaagacgggctcaatcgtctgcgggtgggagtgacggtctttggaagacacgcccgcaaccaccgaggatacttctgtgcgcctaacaaggcctgccgaacccttatgcccttcgacattgcttctcccctgggcttgggagcttgcaagaggtcccggactgggaggacgactggctcgcacagaagtatcctcacgcaccacactggcactgacactagcacttggcactgcactgacactagcactcgtcacagcactggcactaattccacccactgcactcttgaccttaagttccttaacttcggccatcagagacttatggtcacttaccactgactctactttatcgcctaaggcctgaatagcacgcaaaacaacagacatatcaggcggagggcaaacagtaggttcgggggtagccactacaggggtaggaaaaggtaggggatcatgaggtgaggaaaacagtgaagagtgagacgaactcctcctaactctacctctctctaacttagttgaatattttaaaagacggacaaattccagttccgaaagtccggcgcattcctcacatcgattttctaactgacagggtctgtccctacagtcagaacaagcggtgtgaggatctaccgaggccttcggaatacgcctattgcaagacctacatcgtctatgggagggggcttgcgaaatgtcagacatcttgaatccaaagagttagccaaaggggtttccaaaatcaagcaaaagatcgttaaccgtatatcaggactatataaaagctatctagctaatataagaaggtttccagtaaagcgacagccgaaatctgagagaatacttcaccaattagccgtgaacaaactcgaagatcataagcatatcccagaacgtcttgccggaagcacgacagaggaataattgaggaggtgtcaacaagaagtacttgagtacctggccacaggtggcgctggtaagtacacccccttctagtattgtgatagctggcgtatccctccatagaattctgtcgggcaacggagttgacagctacatgattatcgggtaagtttaatattgaaaaaatttagaTTAAAGATTATCTTCCAAAAACAAAAATCtaataatcataaaatttttaACAATACATAAGGATTAGAATACATTAACCATTCCAGTAATTTATAAAACATTGCCCTTGGCAAGCCaaaatatttacagtacagtactacatacTGTAAACGTTTCTCCAACAAAATCAAACtcagctctgtaagagttgagAATTGTAGCTTGGTTAACTGAATCATCTAATAAAACAAACGTACAGTATACCAAAACCTAGTAAAAAAAGTAGCTTATGTTCTATTTGAGCACTTTTATCAAATAAAAGTAATTCTTTAATGTGCTGTATAATACTTATACAGTAGTATTTAATGTACTTATAGTAGGAAACTCACAAAATTACATTATGAACAATAATTATATCCTGAAAATCACGTGCAAAAATCTAAGACAACAGGAAAAACAATTtaccagttttaataataatttgtatatactgtactgcaaaactCAATGCTTGACCTCAAACTTATGAGTTTTATCTATTCACTTGAGTAACAAATATTACTCTTTAGACTTTTTTCCTTTATGACATTGTATCGGAAGCTGCACTACTCAATCAATAACTATATATTGATTAATACCGGCGTGAAAAGCACTTCAAGATGATTTGCAAACCACCTACTAGCTGCTTTTTCACAGAAAAAGCCACCTGTGAATAAGCTTTATCTAAAAAGCCCCTTATGAATGAGCTGTATATATAACACTTTTATTGCATTGCCTAAAATTAGAGCAGTGTCTTTGCTTTTAAAAGGCTACGTCTTTGTGACATTTAAACTGTTCAGAAACACTTTACAAAGATTATCTATTTTATTACACCACTCAAGACAACATAAATATGCCTGTCTTAACAATAGCTGTCTGCTAATATCATAACGCCATTAATAATCCATGTTAAAAAATATTTAGCCTTAAGCTATTTGCTATTTCCTAATGTACCTAATacaattcttttttattctaattctttttagCTCAGTTTTATAAGAATTGAATGCCTTCAGCCATATCACATTTACCATATAACTTTACATATGTAATATGCAGTacaagtactgtatgtatattctttGTTGCCAATGTTAAAATAATAGACAAAAGCAAGATAATGCTCTTTACTGATATAAAAAATGACCACTTGATTCATTATCGTCAATAAATACCGAATATTCAATTGACCCATGCGTTCTTCTTGATCATTCCTGCCCTATCATTCAAATTTCTATTAATTACATTAAAGAGGGACTCTACAGTTCTGCTTTTCCCTCTCTATCAATAGATATTTACTCATTAAAATGAACCTCCAATAAGAAAACTATTGTATTACCCAAGTCCACAAATTGAAGGAGATGACTTGAACTTTAATTGAATCtcaatttagataaaaaaataggTGTATACCACTCAAGAATGTTGTAAACTCTAATGAATGAACTTGTCACATAATGCTAGAGCTGTCAAAATGGGATTATTAAAAGTCATTCTAAAGTGTTTGTAACAAACTTGTACTACATTCAACTAACACCCAAATATAAAAACActtctgtacaaatatatatgaatgtaactaGTATGATGCCCCATGAATTTTACCAGTTTAAATCatactacagtacagtactctaCATAACAAAACGTAATATTCTTAGTAAAATAAACACAGCACCATGGAGCTATTGAACTAAGGCAGCTAAAGGTTACGGCTTTCATTCCTCTTTGATACCGGGTGACACATTTTTTTCAAAGACTGACTTCGGAACAAACGTTTTGTTTTTGAGAGGATCCAGACCCACTTTCTCTGTCTCTAGCATCTCCTTCAAAAGTCTCTCGCTGCGGAGCTCCTCTATGGAGGGTCGGGGGGGAGGAGGCGTGCGAAACTGCTTTTCTATGTTGTACCTACGATTGAAAGACACGACATTCAGACACAGCACCAATACAGTACAGTCTATTTCTTAATGAGTTGTTCATTTACATGCCAGTTTCCCACAAAGGGATGTCGATACATTTTATCTGAGAGAATCACATCCATTGTGCCTATCACAATCCCTTTATAGTTAGTAGGGTAAAGTTCTCTCACCAAGCTAGATCTACAACAAACAAATGTCTACCTTCACGTATGCAACTGATATACAGAAACcacaatatataaacaaattcactaaatatgacaaattttaaaacaatttatatttttcctaactaaaacaAACCTTACAGTATTTATAGGGaatatctttcggcgaagctggaaggttaGCCATTAAAACTTTTAATGCAAAGTGGCAGCCCTAACCGACCGCTATAGCAGGGAGGGTAGAGAGTGGCTGGGGGATACCCAGCCGCCTATATCTACTCACATCGGTGAACTACAGTATGTTagtttttgattgcaggcaggacttatcagGGGACAAGTGTTGGTGGAACAATTTGTATAAATACcaacaggtttgtattagttaggaaaaatacatattatttccAAAGTCGTCATTTGTTCCTGCACTAACAAACATTACGGTATTTATAGGTGGTGAGTCCGACCTCTGGCTTGGCCATTGACCAGGGTTTTCTTTGTACAGTATTAAACTGTAGCTAGAGGAAAACCTTAAAACCTGGCTAAATTATTACATGAAAGGAGTATTGGTAGTGGCCTGAGCAACCTGTGTGGTTGTGAGAGATAGCATACAAATGTCTATGTAGGGATATTCCGGGTTTTAACAATAGGAATACTTAATTTAAACACAGACGTTTCCCAAGGATTACCTCGCGGGAAGCATTCAAGACGTGTACAAGTATAaaatctatactaggttacacaagagaGATGGTTTTTACCTGCAAAGGATAAGGCCAGCGTGAAGATGGACCCTTGgcactgttccccaagagaggggataatgaagaaaagaaaagagccagtaATTCTCATTCATTCATCCCCGACTTAagccgggtaaccaatgccctcaaccatctgctacttgtccaacaaggagcctgaggtatttttAAACAACTTGttaagcagccaccacaggaccaatacaaaacacttgtgcctaccggttgctagccttgatcgcgcctggggcttttaccgttacaccgcttggagggcagAGATGACTTTCCCAATGGacaacccgtctaaggacttcctcgagtagtccttgaggtaatgggcagtaaaggttgactggttcgaccaagtacctgctcgcaggatctgacccactgccatgtttttctcaaaggctaaggaggtgctccggcccctgatgtcatgaggccggggggtgcctggcactgctatgccatcttccttgtaggctctggcaataacttgtctcaaccagaaggaaatggtgttcttggaaacttgtttcttattaatacttgtggaaacgaagaggctcttgatgcctgggcggatatgagctgttctttccaggtattttctaattgttcgtacagggcataattttaaatcttctgcattacccgtcttagggatggcaggaattgagaaaccttcgaacttcggatcccagactgctgggttctgagtcttagccacaaaagaaggcacgaacttgaaggatacttctttccaccccttcgaatgagaaacgtcgtatgacagaccatggatctctcccactctcttagcggacgccaaggccagcaagaagacggccttgagggtgagatctctgtccacgatatccttcaagggttcaaaggggggacgacacagcatcttcaggaccttggctaagtcccactggggcaccctactcgcctgtggggggcaggactgctcgaaactcttgacaagcatcgctatatgTCTctaggcccccaggtcgatgcccttcaggaggaagacttggcctaaggcggcccgaactccttttatggctgggattgacattcccaccttgtctctaagaaataccagaaaatctgctatgtctgggacagaggccttaagaggtttaatgtgcctctcagagcaccacttcgtgaaggaggcccacttagcctggtagaccgcggctgacgactttctcaggtatagagacattctcttagccgtggaggaagaatatccttctttcttcgggagccgctcgatagtctccaggcgtgaagaagtAGGGAGAgggggttgtcgtggagcctgagaaaatgaggctgatgtagaaggtctgacctgacgggcagaggccacggcggttgactcgataggtcttttaggtccgcgaaccactctctctccggccaccagggcgctaccaagttcatctttaggttttgggctgtccttactctgttgagcacttgtcttatcaacgtgaaagggggaaaagcgtacacatccagattgtcccacttgtgctgaaaggcgtctgctttcgggtctggcacaggagagcaatagactgggagttgggcgttgagttttgttgcaaagaggtccatcaccggggaaccccaacgttggatgatgagcttggctacttccggaagaagggaccattctgtccctactatctggcccattctgctgaggccgtcggccagaacgtttttcttcccgggaatgaaccttgctaacagcACCACatgattttcttctgcccaatctagaatttctatggtgagatcgcacaactccttcgatttcaagcctccctgtttctttatgtatgccactaccgtggcgttgtcgcacatcaacgccacggtgtttccctttagtagactcgcgaagtgtaggcaagccttctggactgctttcaactccaggacattgatgtggagttctctctccccgtccaaccaggtccctcgtgctgtttcgtcaag
Proteins encoded in this window:
- the LOC137628453 gene encoding small integral membrane protein 12-A, which encodes MWPILLAFMRTYAPYITLPAAAVIGFVGYNIEKQFRTPPPPRPSIEELRSERLLKEMLETEKVGLDPLKNKTFVPKSVFEKNVSPGIKEE